GGGAGACCCCCGCGATGGGGCCGAGAAGCATGGCGATGATCATCGCGCCGATGATCACGGCCGGGCTGTCAGCCTCCATGGAGCGACCTCTCATTCCTCAAGGGATGTTTTAGTCATTGGGCACGATTCTCTAGCCGCTATCAGGACGCGGGACTCGCCTCAAGGGGGAGTGATGACTTGCCTCGTGGCTGCATGCGGAAATGCGTTGATGATCGGCTGATGGCATTCGGGAACTCCCCTCCGCACAGGATGTGTGGGCGCTGTTTCGCGGCTAGGCCGGAAGGTGGATTGCCGAAGCAGCCACCAGTGCGCGGTTGCGGTGTTGGAGCGCCCCGCGTCCCGCCCTCCCGCCCCCGCGAGTTGACTTTCTCCCGCCGCCGGGGATAGCTTGACCGGGTCCGGGTGCCCCCTTCCGGGGGGAGAATAGGGAATCCCGTGGAAATCGGGAGCGGTCCCCGCCGCCGTGAGTTCCGTTTGCAATCCGCCCTTTCGCGCGCCACTGGGTCAAGCCCGGGAAGGCCGGGGCGGATGGAACGAGTCGGAAGACCTGCCCGGACCCTGTCTCAGGTTCCCGCACGGCGACGGGCTATTGCCGCGCGCGGATGCTCCGGAGGGCGAATACGGGCCGCCTCCCGCTCCCTTGTTGGGACGGAAGGCGGCCCTTTTTGCGCGCCCCGGCAACAGCCAAGCTCCAAGGGAGCAGCTCCATGCAGTCTTTCGTTCATCACCCGCGCCGCGCGGCGGCCCTGGCCCTGTGCTTCGTCCTCCTGGCCCTGGCGCCCCTGGCCTTGGCCCATGGAGGGCCGAAACCCGAGCGCGTCGGCATCCTTCTGGCGGCTTTCGGCACCACGGTCCCCAAGGCCGACCTGGCCTACAGGAACCTCCAGAAGAAGTTCGAGGCCGCCTTCCCCGGGGTGGACATCCGCCTGTGCTACACGTCCTCCATGGTGCGCCACAAGCTGGCCGATGGCAAAAAGCCCGTGAAGTTCGACTCCCCGGCCGAGGCCCTGGCCAAAATGGCGGACGAGGGCTTCACCAAGGTCGTGGTGCAGTCGCTCCAGACCATCCCCGGCGAGGAGTTCCATGCACTCTCCGAGACGGCGCGGGCCTTCTCCGGCATGCCAAAGGGCATGGACAAGGTGGTGACGGGCTGGCCCTTGCTGGCCACGGCCGACGACGTGGAGAAGACCGCCCGGGCCCTGGCGGCCCTGGCGCCCGCCGGGCGCAGGCCCGGAGAGGCCCTGGTGTTTCTGGGGCACGGCACCAAGCACCCGGCCAACATCTACTACCCGGGCCTGCAGTGGAGCCTGTGGAAGGCCGACCCCCTGGCCTTCGTGGGCACGGTGGAGGGAGTTCCCTCGCAGGAGGACGTGCTGGCCGCCCTCAAGGAGCGCGGCGTGAAGAAGGCCTGGCTCCTGCCGCTCCTGGCCGTGGCCGGAGACCACGCCCGCAACGACATGGCGGGTGACGAGGACGGCTCCTGGAAGTCCGCGCTGGCCCGAGCGGGCATCGAGGCCGTTCCCGTGCTCAAGGGCACGGCCGACGCCGACGCCCTGGCCGCCGTCTGGATCGACCACGCCCGGCAGGCCCTGGAGCGCCTGCGCTAGGGCCGACCGCTACAGGCCTGACGCCCGGAGCGCGCCCCTGTTGCGCGCGTCCCGGTCGAAACTGTCACGAATTCCCGGGGAGGGCCGTCCCTCCCCGGACAACCCCGAGGCGACAACGCGCCATGTCCCGCACAGCCCTGATCCTTCTCGCCGCGCTGGCGTCACTGGTGCTCCTGGCGGCCGGGGCCGGGGCCGTGGACGTTCCCGCGTGGGACGCGGCCCGCATCCTGGCGGCCAGGCTGGCCGGGCGTCCGGAGTGGCTGGAGGGCGTGCCGGAGGTCTCCCGCGCCCTGGTCTGGGAGGTGCGCCTGCCGCGCATCCTCACGGCCCTGGCGGTGGGTGGCTCCCTGGCGCTCTCCGGGGCGCTCTTTCAGGGAGTGTTGCGCAATCCGCTGGCCGATTCCTACACGCTGGGCGTTTCGGCGGGCGGGGCGCTGGGGGGGTGTCTGTGCCTGCTGCTGGGGTTCACGGCTTTCGGGCCTCTGTCTGTGCCGGCCTGGGCCCTGGCCGGTTCGGCCCTGGCCCTGGCGGTGGTGCTGGCCATGGCCCGCGCCGGGGGCGGGTTCGACTCCCTCACCCTGGTGCTGGCGGGCGTGATGGCCGCGGCCACGCTCCAGGCGTGCATCGGGTTCGTGAAGTTCGCGGCCGGGGAGAACGTGGCCGGGCTGGTGTTCTGGCTCCTGGGGGGGCTCAGTTCGCGCACCTGGGCCGAGGCCGGAGTGGCCTGGGCCGGGCTCTGCGCGGGGCTGCCCGCCGCCCTCTGGCTGGCGCGCGACCTGGACGCCCTCTGCCTGGGCGACGAGC
The genomic region above belongs to Fundidesulfovibrio magnetotacticus and contains:
- a CDS encoding FecCD family ABC transporter permease; the encoded protein is MSRTALILLAALASLVLLAAGAGAVDVPAWDAARILAARLAGRPEWLEGVPEVSRALVWEVRLPRILTALAVGGSLALSGALFQGVLRNPLADSYTLGVSAGGALGGCLCLLLGFTAFGPLSVPAWALAGSALALAVVLAMARAGGGFDSLTLVLAGVMAAATLQACIGFVKFAAGENVAGLVFWLLGGLSSRTWAEAGVAWAGLCAGLPAALWLARDLDALCLGDEQARALGVDASRVRLALLCAAGALTACSVAVSGIVGFVGLMAPHTVRLAVGPGHARLLPLSTLAGMLLVLGADTASRTLLPHEAPVGVITALLGGPYFFFLFVRGRGRA
- a CDS encoding sirohydrochlorin cobaltochelatase, producing the protein MQSFVHHPRRAAALALCFVLLALAPLALAHGGPKPERVGILLAAFGTTVPKADLAYRNLQKKFEAAFPGVDIRLCYTSSMVRHKLADGKKPVKFDSPAEALAKMADEGFTKVVVQSLQTIPGEEFHALSETARAFSGMPKGMDKVVTGWPLLATADDVEKTARALAALAPAGRRPGEALVFLGHGTKHPANIYYPGLQWSLWKADPLAFVGTVEGVPSQEDVLAALKERGVKKAWLLPLLAVAGDHARNDMAGDEDGSWKSALARAGIEAVPVLKGTADADALAAVWIDHARQALERLR